A single Oncorhynchus nerka isolate Pitt River linkage group LG10, Oner_Uvic_2.0, whole genome shotgun sequence DNA region contains:
- the smfn gene encoding small fragment nuclease isoform X1 has protein sequence MLGNNIPYTLEMLLTQWFYDSLTTVLIGSCSSMPAFLCTRASAWSFSSKLLCKFANFPTLRPSSSQRFSASRHLFLQSSTSLNCAISEQRKGLAPRRTGLNIFVHNISTYRKKMSSSRSDPGMRQRMVWVDLEMTGLDIEKDQIIEMACLITDSELNVLAEGPNLIINTTGELLDGMDNWCKEHHGNSGLTQAVRDSKISLQQAEYEFLSFIRQHTPPGHCPLAGNSVHADKKFLDKYMPQFMHHLHYRIIDVSTIKELCRRWFPEEYKLAPQKKASHRALGDIQESIKELHFYRAHVFKSQTEEKKRKILQNCDSV, from the exons ATGCTTGGGAACAACATTCCATACACGCTTGAGATGTTGCTGACGCAATGGTTTTACGACAGTTTAACGACAGTTTTGATCGGAAGTTGTTCCAGTATGCCGGCGTTCTTGTGCACTCGAGCATCGGCGTGGTCTTTCAGCTCGAAACTTCTTTGCAAGTTTGCGAATTTTCCTACTCTTCGCCCAAGCAGCAGTCAAAGGTTTTCAGCAAGTCGACATTTATTTTTGCAGTCAAGCACAAGTCTGAACTGCGCTATTTCTGAGCAGAGGAAAGGCCTAGCGCCAAGACGGACCGGGCTGAATATTTTTGTACATAATATCTCCACATACCGCAAGAAAATGTCATCTTCGCGGTCAGACCCTGGCATGAGGCAGAGGATGGTGTGGGTAGACTTGGAG ATGACAGGACTGGACATAGAGAAGGACCAGATCATTGAGATGGCGTGCCTCATAACAGATTCAGAATTAAATGTTTTAGCTGAG GGTCCCAATTTGATAATCAACACAACCGGCGAACTGCTGGATGGGATGGACAACTGGTGTAAAGAACATCATGGCAAT TCTGGGTTGACACAGGCAGTGAGGGACAGTAAGATCTCGCTGCAGCAGGCCGAGTACGAGTTCCTCTCTTTCATCAGACAGCACACCCCACCTGGCCACTGTCCCCTTGCAG GGAACTCTGTGCATGCGGACAAGAAGTTCCTGGACAAGTACATGCCCCAGTTCATGCACCATCTCCACTACAGGATCATCGACGTGAGCACGATCAAGGAGctctgcag ACGGTGGTTTCCAGAAGAATACAAGCTCGCACCACAGAAGAAAGCGTCTCACAG AGCACTGGGCGATATTCAGGAGAGCATCAAGGAACTGCACTTCTACAGAGCACATGTTTTCAAATCACAAACAGAGGAAAAGAAGCGCAAGATATTGCAAAATTGCGACAGTGTTTGA
- the smfn gene encoding small fragment nuclease isoform X2: MLLTQWFYDSLTTVLIGSCSSMPAFLCTRASAWSFSSKLLCKFANFPTLRPSSSQRFSASRHLFLQSSTSLNCAISEQRKGLAPRRTGLNIFVHNISTYRKKMSSSRSDPGMRQRMVWVDLEMTGLDIEKDQIIEMACLITDSELNVLAEGPNLIINTTGELLDGMDNWCKEHHGNSGLTQAVRDSKISLQQAEYEFLSFIRQHTPPGHCPLAGNSVHADKKFLDKYMPQFMHHLHYRIIDVSTIKELCRRWFPEEYKLAPQKKASHSLN, translated from the exons ATGTTGCTGACGCAATGGTTTTACGACAGTTTAACGACAGTTTTGATCGGAAGTTGTTCCAGTATGCCGGCGTTCTTGTGCACTCGAGCATCGGCGTGGTCTTTCAGCTCGAAACTTCTTTGCAAGTTTGCGAATTTTCCTACTCTTCGCCCAAGCAGCAGTCAAAGGTTTTCAGCAAGTCGACATTTATTTTTGCAGTCAAGCACAAGTCTGAACTGCGCTATTTCTGAGCAGAGGAAAGGCCTAGCGCCAAGACGGACCGGGCTGAATATTTTTGTACATAATATCTCCACATACCGCAAGAAAATGTCATCTTCGCGGTCAGACCCTGGCATGAGGCAGAGGATGGTGTGGGTAGACTTGGAG ATGACAGGACTGGACATAGAGAAGGACCAGATCATTGAGATGGCGTGCCTCATAACAGATTCAGAATTAAATGTTTTAGCTGAG GGTCCCAATTTGATAATCAACACAACCGGCGAACTGCTGGATGGGATGGACAACTGGTGTAAAGAACATCATGGCAAT TCTGGGTTGACACAGGCAGTGAGGGACAGTAAGATCTCGCTGCAGCAGGCCGAGTACGAGTTCCTCTCTTTCATCAGACAGCACACCCCACCTGGCCACTGTCCCCTTGCAG GGAACTCTGTGCATGCGGACAAGAAGTTCCTGGACAAGTACATGCCCCAGTTCATGCACCATCTCCACTACAGGATCATCGACGTGAGCACGATCAAGGAGctctgcag ACGGTGGTTTCCAGAAGAATACAAGCTCGCACCACAGAAGAAAGCGTCTCACAG CCTCAATTGA